A stretch of Vannielia litorea DNA encodes these proteins:
- a CDS encoding Hint domain-containing protein, which produces MKTGFLGTFVIPWSQTETDGHTGAPVQSLHPGATWRWSGTLTRVDGPGDVLSLGSAEGVADLHRRAARKVRRMISGNGGALAALSRGEDARRTLARAEAIAQVAEGEALLAHASFTVTDGQQAWMASWIETVPGASGLLMFAGGVPPEGADLWISQVSQAAEALPLPGETPQGGVICFVAGTRIATPEGFKPVEELAEGDMVQTKDDGAQPVIWAGQRRMTGARLFAMPHLRPMRIRAGVLGPDIPDGDLLVSPNHRMVIRGPAARALYNTPEVLVRARDLAGLRGISTDHRLTEATYVHVLMDRHQVLFANGVETESFHPAEADFATLDAADRARLLDGLPWLKKRPDDYGAPARRMLSEAEAAILRHDAGLAA; this is translated from the coding sequence ATGAAAACGGGCTTTCTCGGCACGTTTGTCATCCCCTGGTCGCAGACGGAAACAGATGGGCACACCGGCGCGCCGGTGCAAAGCCTGCATCCCGGGGCGACATGGCGCTGGAGCGGAACGCTCACGCGGGTCGACGGACCCGGTGATGTGCTCTCGCTCGGCAGCGCCGAGGGCGTGGCAGACCTTCACAGACGTGCGGCACGCAAGGTGCGGCGGATGATCTCCGGCAATGGCGGGGCCCTCGCGGCGCTCTCGCGGGGCGAGGACGCCCGCCGCACGCTAGCCCGCGCCGAGGCGATCGCCCAGGTGGCCGAGGGCGAGGCCCTTCTGGCCCATGCCAGCTTTACCGTGACCGATGGCCAGCAGGCCTGGATGGCAAGCTGGATCGAGACGGTGCCCGGCGCCTCCGGCCTCCTGATGTTCGCGGGTGGCGTGCCGCCCGAGGGTGCCGACCTCTGGATCAGCCAGGTGAGCCAGGCCGCCGAGGCCCTGCCGCTCCCCGGCGAAACGCCCCAGGGCGGGGTGATCTGCTTCGTGGCCGGCACCCGCATCGCCACGCCCGAGGGGTTCAAGCCCGTCGAGGAGCTGGCCGAGGGCGACATGGTGCAGACCAAGGATGACGGTGCCCAGCCGGTCATCTGGGCCGGGCAGCGCCGGATGACCGGCGCGCGCCTCTTTGCCATGCCCCACCTGCGCCCCATGCGCATCCGCGCGGGCGTGCTGGGGCCCGACATTCCCGACGGCGACCTGCTGGTTTCGCCCAACCACCGCATGGTGATCCGCGGCCCGGCGGCGCGCGCGCTCTACAACACCCCCGAGGTGCTGGTCCGCGCCCGCGACCTCGCCGGCCTGCGCGGCATCTCCACCGATCACCGGCTCACCGAGGCGACCTATGTCCATGTCCTGATGGACCGCCACCAGGTGCTCTTCGCCAACGGCGTCGAGACCGAGAGCTTCCACCCCGCCGAGGCCGATTTCGCCACGCTGGACGCCGCCGACCGCGCCCGCCTGCTCGACGGGCTCCCCTGGCTGAAGAAGCGCCCCGACGACTACGGCGCCCCGGCCCGGCGGATGCTCTCCGAGGCCGAGGCGGCGATCCTGCGGCACGACGCCGGACTGGCCGCCTGA
- the rpsD gene encoding 30S ribosomal protein S4, whose translation MTKRTSAKYKIDRRMGENIWGRPKSPVNRREYGPGQHGQRRKGKLSDFGLQLRAKQKLKGYYGDLTEKQFKRIFAEAARVKGDTGENLIGLLERRLDAVVYRAKFVATIFAARQFVNHGHVTVNGQRVNIPSYRVKEGDVIEVRDKSKQLAVVLEAVGLAERDVPEYIEADHSKMKATFIRTPGLSDVPYAVQMEPNLVIEFYAQN comes from the coding sequence GTGACCAAACGCACCTCTGCCAAGTACAAGATCGACCGCCGCATGGGCGAGAACATCTGGGGCCGCCCCAAGTCCCCGGTCAACCGCCGCGAATACGGCCCCGGCCAGCACGGCCAGCGCCGCAAGGGCAAGCTCTCCGACTTCGGCCTCCAGCTCCGCGCCAAGCAGAAGCTGAAGGGCTACTACGGCGACCTGACCGAAAAGCAGTTCAAGCGCATCTTCGCCGAAGCCGCCCGCGTGAAGGGTGACACCGGTGAAAACCTCATCGGCCTGCTCGAGCGCCGCCTCGATGCCGTGGTCTACCGCGCCAAGTTCGTCGCCACCATCTTCGCGGCCCGCCAGTTCGTGAACCACGGCCACGTCACCGTGAACGGCCAGCGCGTCAACATCCCCTCCTACCGGGTGAAAGAGGGCGACGTGATCGAGGTCCGCGACAAGTCCAAGCAGCTCGCCGTTGTGCTCGAGGCCGTCGGCCTCGCCGAGCGTGACGTGCCCGAGTACATCGAGGCCGACCACTCCAAGATGAAGGCCACCTTCATCCGCACCCCGGGCCTCTCCGACGTGCCCTACGCGGTGCAGATGGAGCCCAACCTCGTCATCGAATTCTACGCCCAGAACTAA
- a CDS encoding DUF4394 domain-containing protein translates to MTRSTLRTTLAASALGLAAAPLLADGHAGQMGYALANDGATLVVMADIATPGEVQTFDLAQPLRAIAYRPVTGDLLGFADGMIVTVNPASGEVTDLGAAFDDNAMIGADAYVAFDFNNAIDAVRAVGSDGANLVYFPEGFGDNDPKANSVKRFTDAAYAEGDANAGATPMIFANAYTNAISGAKASGTAQFALDAATDSLVTLANNDGTLATVGKVTVDGEAVDLSAWGGFDIVSPEEGTDMAYAVLQMEGAESAGLYAIDLSSGAATMLADLGMGGFSGFAVSPGM, encoded by the coding sequence ATGACCCGCTCCACACTCCGCACGACCCTTGCCGCCTCTGCCCTCGGCCTTGCCGCCGCACCGCTTCTGGCCGACGGCCACGCCGGCCAGATGGGCTATGCCCTTGCCAATGACGGCGCAACGCTGGTCGTCATGGCCGATATCGCCACGCCCGGCGAGGTGCAGACCTTCGACCTCGCGCAGCCGCTGCGCGCCATCGCCTACCGCCCGGTCACCGGCGACCTGCTGGGCTTTGCCGACGGCATGATCGTGACCGTCAACCCGGCGAGCGGCGAAGTGACCGACCTCGGCGCGGCCTTCGACGACAACGCCATGATCGGGGCCGATGCCTATGTGGCCTTCGACTTCAACAACGCGATCGACGCGGTGCGGGCCGTGGGCTCGGACGGGGCCAACCTCGTGTACTTCCCCGAGGGCTTTGGCGACAACGACCCGAAGGCCAACAGCGTGAAGCGCTTCACCGATGCGGCCTATGCCGAGGGTGACGCCAATGCCGGCGCCACGCCGATGATCTTTGCCAATGCCTACACCAACGCGATCTCCGGCGCGAAGGCGAGCGGCACGGCGCAGTTTGCCCTCGACGCGGCGACCGACTCGCTGGTGACGCTGGCCAACAACGACGGCACGCTGGCCACCGTGGGCAAGGTGACGGTGGACGGCGAGGCCGTGGACCTGAGCGCCTGGGGCGGGTTCGACATCGTCTCCCCCGAAGAGGGCACCGACATGGCCTATGCCGTGCTTCAGATGGAAGGCGCCGAAAGCGCCGGGCTCTACGCCATCGACCTGTCGAGCGGTGCCGCGACCATGCTGGCCGACCTCGGCATGGGCGGTTTCTCGGGCTTCGCCGTCAGCCCCGGCATGTGA
- a CDS encoding endonuclease/exonuclease/phosphatase family protein gives MARRDISFSSMNLLNLQLPGEAIYGDTDGWSPEVYARKIEWSGRTLQRIAAEVIGFQELWAPAALDQLLASAGLVGTHRALTPPGHNGRKIVCAAAVRSDILVGDPQWITDFPPEMVLRSGGDDPQQADIAVQLSSFSRPVLNFRVRVTEDTPEIEIFVCHFKSRRPTEVWRERGWYRREVHGPHVTALGYAISTIRRTAEAAALRVLVTRLTKGTTTPVVVIGDMNDGKESNTLNIMSEQPTYLSPLSTGGGDNALYTAQTLQEYRSVRDVYYTHVYKGQRESLDHILFSEQFYDNSKRRLWAFDEMTVENDHLNFDDHKDSGTTDHGVLRTTFKWKPAPGAATA, from the coding sequence ATGGCCCGGCGTGACATTTCCTTTTCCAGCATGAACCTGCTGAACCTCCAGCTCCCGGGCGAGGCAATCTATGGCGATACCGACGGCTGGAGCCCCGAGGTCTATGCCCGCAAGATCGAATGGAGCGGCCGCACCCTGCAACGCATTGCCGCCGAGGTGATCGGCTTCCAGGAGCTCTGGGCGCCCGCCGCGCTCGATCAGCTCCTCGCCTCCGCCGGTCTCGTCGGCACCCACAGGGCGCTCACCCCGCCCGGCCATAACGGCCGCAAGATCGTTTGCGCGGCAGCGGTGCGGAGCGACATCCTCGTGGGCGACCCGCAGTGGATCACCGATTTTCCGCCCGAAATGGTGCTGCGCAGCGGCGGTGACGACCCCCAGCAGGCCGATATCGCGGTGCAGCTGTCGAGCTTCTCCCGCCCGGTGCTCAATTTTCGCGTCCGCGTCACCGAGGACACGCCCGAGATCGAGATCTTCGTCTGCCACTTCAAGTCGCGCCGCCCCACCGAGGTCTGGCGCGAGCGCGGCTGGTATCGGCGCGAGGTGCACGGCCCCCATGTGACCGCGCTGGGCTATGCCATCTCCACCATCCGCCGCACCGCCGAGGCCGCCGCCCTGCGGGTGCTCGTCACCCGCCTGACCAAGGGCACCACGACCCCGGTGGTGGTGATCGGCGACATGAATGACGGCAAGGAGAGCAACACGCTCAACATCATGAGCGAACAGCCCACCTACCTCTCGCCGCTCTCCACCGGCGGCGGTGACAACGCGCTCTACACCGCCCAGACCCTGCAGGAGTACCGCTCCGTGCGCGATGTCTATTACACCCATGTCTACAAGGGCCAGCGCGAGAGCCTCGACCACATCCTGTTTTCCGAGCAGTTCTACGACAACTCCAAGCGCCGCCTCTGGGCCTTCGACGAGATGACGGTGGAGAACGATCACCTCAACTTCGACGACCACAAGGACAGCGGCACCACCGACCACGGCGTGCTGCGGACGACCTTCAAGTGGAAGCCCGCGCCGGGTGCGGCAACCGCCTGA